From a region of the Narcine bancroftii isolate sNarBan1 unplaced genomic scaffold, sNarBan1.hap1 Scaffold_117, whole genome shotgun sequence genome:
- the LOC138750329 gene encoding glycogen synthase kinase-3 beta-like, producing the protein MATLCHGPNVPKVVSCTDDKIIDNGSFGVVYQARLVDSGELIAIKKILQDKRFKNRKLQIVRKLDHTVIVPLLNFYSSVVKMFMYQL; encoded by the exons atGGCCACTCTGTGTCATGGACCCAatgtccccaaggtggtgtcctgcacagatgataaaatcatcgacaatggatctttcggtgtggtttaccaggcaaggctggtggactccggagagctgattgccatcaagaagatcttgcaggacaagagattcaag aaccgcaaactgcagatcgtgcgaaagttggatcacaccgtcatcgtccctcttctcaacttctactcctctgtagtcaag atgttcatgtaccagctgtag